The genomic stretch GGGCTGACTTATGGGAAACTGTCTGAATGACGTTTGTGACCGTCTTCAAGAAAAGTTTGGTCTCCTTGATGAAGCGGTAAAAGAGTTAAAAGAGGCTTTGATAAACGCTCAGGAATCTTTAGGAATGTCTATCGCTGAGATTGAACGGGCTATCGAACAAATATCAAGGCTCGGGGCTGAATGTCTGATGGAGCAAGTTATTGAACGCAACTTGGAATATGAACTGAAAAAAATAAGCCTTGAAAATTATAAAATCTGTTCTGAACCAGCAGAGCGTGACCCCTACCCTCCATATAGGGAACGGCTGCATCCCCGGAAGCACTGGCAACGGAAACCCTATTGGCTCAGAACCCGGAGCAACCCGAAGAAAAAAGGCTATCATTAAACCTGAGAGCCTGAACGCAAATGAAGTGAACTTATTACAGAAAACGGATATTTAATCGAATAAAAAACAAGAAATTATGGGTAATTTTTCAATCAAAGAAGACCTCCTGAAACTGAAAGGGTCGTTCATAACAAACTTCAAAGGACGCACGGAAACAAAACGCTGTCTTGTCATCCCGGTTGATGACAGCGGGCTTTATGTCGGGGAAAAAGGCGTTTATCTGAACCTGACAGCCATAGAAATGGAGAACCCGCAGTTCAAAGAAACCCACTGTATCAAACAGTCACTTGACAAGGAGATATACGAAGCCTTATCAGAAGAACAGAGGCAAGCCCTCCCGATTATCGGCGGCATGAAACCGCTTGTGAAAAAAGCCGCCCCACAGATGAATGTCGGTTCAACCTTTGACGGGGCGCAAGCTGTGGAAAATACGGATGACCTGCCATTCTGATGAAATGAGAATAAACACAGACAAAGGGGAGCAATCCCCTTTCTGTTTTCCTTGCCTTTAAACAAGCCCCAAAAATCACGTTAAAACATGAAAGCTGATAAAAGTATCGCAAAAACAAAGAAAAGCCGACAGACAGCGGCAAAACCGCCCATGCGTGACGTTTTCACGGTTATTTGTAAGACCGATTTAAAAGTCGAGTGCGTAAAAGAGTTCAAATTTCACCCCGTCAGGAAGTGGCGGTTTGATTACGCCGTGCCTGAGTACAAAATCGCCCTTGAAGTTGAGGGAGGTGTATGGACGGGAGGACGGCACACTTCCCCAAAAGGTTTTCTTGGAGACATTGAGAAGTATAATACGGCTACACTTATGGGCTGGCGTGTGTTCAGAACAACGCCTGATGACTTGTACAAGAAAAAGACCCTTGATTTGATGAAATCAGCCATTTTGAATGATTTTACCCCTTAAAAAGCCCCTTTTTTGCTTAAAAGTGATTACTTTATACTCACTTTTTCATATTTTTGTGCGTACAATGTAATCACTAAGCAAAAAAGAGTATGAAAACAGAAACGATTCATCTTTCACAAATTCAGGTTAACGGGGCGAATCCCCGTACAATCAAGAATGACAAGTTTGAAAAGTTGATTAGGTCTATTCTAATTCTCCCGAAGATGCTTGAACTTCGCCCGATAGTCGTTGACAACACGTTCACGGTTCTTGGTGGGAATATGCGTCTTCGGGCTTTGTCTGCTATCGCTGAAATGTCTCCCGCTGAAATAAACACCCGGCTTGGGGAATGTTCAGGATACGCACAGAAGACAGAAGCAGAACGAAACCTTTTACGCAGTCATTGGGAAAAGTGGCTTGACAGACCAACAGCCCATGTTATCAAGGCTTCTGAACTGACAGACGCAGAACAGCGGGAGTTCATCATCAAAGACAACGTGGGTTATGGAGAGTGGGACATGGACGCTCTCGCCAATGAATGGGACACGGAAGAACTTGTTGATTGGGGCTTAGACCTGTGGGAAGACAAATCAGATAGCGAAAGCGGGAACAGTTCTTCTTCCCTGCCGAACAGCGCACCCGAATCATCATTGTTTGACCGCTTTGTCGTTCCCCCGTTCTCTATCCTTGACACCCGTAAAGGCTATTGGCAAGACCGCAAGAAGAAGTGGTACGACATCATCGGGGATATGGGAGAAAGCCGTAATGATACGCTTGTGACAAGCCTTGAAATCAAGTACAAAGACTTGTATCAAAGAACCCGTGAACACAGGAAAGAACTTGGCATTTCATTCAAAGAGTACATCGAAAAGTACGTTCCGAAAGAAGAGCTTGAACGGGAACAGTCGAAAATCGTTGCTCAGGGCGTTTCTATCCTTGACCCCGTTATGGCTGAAATCGTCTGCCGTTGGTTTGGGTTCAAGAACTGTCAGACGTTTGACTGTTTCGCGGGCGATAGCGTTTTCGGCTTTGTTTCTGCTTATCTCGGCAACCAATTCACGGGCATTGAACTGAGAGAACAGCAAGCGAGCCTGAACAACGAGCGTGTGGCTGAAATGACAGCCCGCTATATTTGCGATGACGGTCAGAATGTGGCAAAGCACATCACCCCCGAGAGCCAAGACCTGCTGTTCAGTTGTCCCCCATATTTTGACCTTGAAAAGTATTCAGACCTCCCGAATGACGCAAGCAATCAGGACAGCTATGAAGACTTCATTCAGATATTGAAGAACGCTTTCACGGCGGCTGTCGGCTGTCTGAAAAATAACCGTTTCGCCGTTATCTGTGTGGGCGATGTCCGTGACCGGAAGACGGGCTTTTATTATGACTTCTGCGGCGACATCAAGCGGATATTCAAAGAAGCGGGCGTTCTTCTGTATAATGAAATCATCCTTGTTGAACAAACCGCTTCAACAGCCCTGAGAGCCGCCCGGTATATGGAGACAAGAAAGGTCGCAAAGACGCACCAGCACATTCTCGTGTTCTTCAAAGGCAACCCGAAAGACATAAAGAAAGAATACCCGAAAATTGAGTACACAGAAGAAGACATGGTTCAGTTTGAAGCCACTGAAACTTCTTCTGAGAGTGAAACAACTGAAAATGAATAAGACCATGCAAGCAAAAATCTGGAATCACGCCCAATGGGTCAAAGAGACCGACCCGAAAGCACTGCGGGGAATGTTTGACAAACTTCTCCGTAAAGCGGGTTTCAATGTTCTGAGTTGCACGGAACATCATTTCAGCCCACAAGGTTACACGGCTTTATGGCTGCTTTCCGAGAGCCACTTTGCTGTTCATACGTTCCCTGAGTTCGGGCGAACATATATCGAACTTTCAAGCTGCAACCTTGATTTTTATCTGAACTTTCTTTCAATGACAAAAGAACTATGAGCAAGGCACAAGAGAAGAAAAGAAACCAACTGAAACAAGCCCGTCTCGAAATCGTGGCGGGAATGTACAAGCGGGGTTACAGCCTCAGAAAAATTCAATCAGAAGTCGTAAAAAGACTTGAACTGCCCTCTTATTCCCTCGCCACGGTTCATAAAGACGTGCAAACGCTTCTTGACGAATGGAGGGAAAACAGAATTGAAGACATGGACGCTGCCCTTACGCTTGAACTTGAACGCATTGACGAAACCTGCCGGGAACTATGGGAACAGTGGGAAAAGTCAAAGACTGATTACAATAAGACGCAACGCAAACAGAAAGGTTCTCCCGCCCGTGACAACGAGACGGGGCAGACTTCAATCAGGACGTATCAGACAGAGCGCACGGAAACGGAGGTTATCATGCTCGGAGACCCGTCATATATCGCCGAAATCAGGAAACAACTTGAAGAACGGCGTAAGCTGCTTGGTCTTTACGCTCCCGAAAAGAAAGACATCAACGGAAATGTATCTTTCGCCTCTCTGCTGATTGAAAGCGGCTTGTTGGATGAAGCCGAAACGCAGGACGAAGCAGAATAACCCCGATTGCGCCCGAATGTGGCTCTGAAATAATTCATTCGTATAAAGTTACCATTTGAAAACGAAAGCCCGGCACAGGGCGAATCAGCAAAAAATAACTCAATGAAGAAACAGAATAAAGATATTCTCCGCAAGAAAGGTCTTGAACTGATGAACCTATGGCGGGCAGACTGGAACAGGTTTGTCCGTGAAGCCCTCGGAGTGACCCTTGACAAAGAACAGCAAGAAATACTGTCAAGCGTTCAGCACAACAGGCGAACATCGGTTGCATCAGGCACAGCCCGTGGAAAGGATTTCGTGGCGGCTTGTGCCGCTATCTGTTTCTTGTATCTCACCCCTCGCTGGAGAAAGAACAGTTTGGGCGAAATAGAACTTGTTGAAAATACCAAAGTCGCTTTGACAGCCCCGACAGACCGTCAAGTAAAAAACATCATGATGCCTGAGATAAGCCGCCTTTTCAACAGAGCCAAAGCCCGTGGCGTTGAACTTATCGGCAAACTGAACGCCTATGACATAAGAACAAACAATGATGAATGGTTCCTGACAGGCTTCAAGGCTGATGAACACAACCATGAAGCGTGGTCAGGTTTTCATGCGGTTCACACGATGTTTGTCGTAACCGAGGCTACAGGTATCGGGGATGACACCTTTGCCGCCATAGAGGGAAACCTGCAGGGCGACAGCCGTATTCTTCTTGTCTTCAACCCAAACAAGACAGTAGGCTATGCCGCCAAATCTCAGAAAGGAGACCGTTGGCACAAATACCGTCTGAACAGCCTGACTGCTCCGAATATCGCAAGCAAGAAGATTATTATTCCCGGTCAGGTTGACTATGATTGGGTGTTGGATAAACTTGAAAATTGGTGTGAGAAAATATCCCCCGATGAAATCATATCAGAAATGGATGACTTTGAGTTCGAGGGGCAATGGTATCGCCCGGAAGACCTGTTCAGAAAGAAAGTCCTCGGTCTGTTCCCGAAAGTCGATGAAGACACGCTTATCCCCCGTCAATGGCTTGAAGAAGCGCATGAACGTTGGAAACAAGCCAAAGGGCGTGAACCGCTTCGGGCTGACCTCAATATTCTCGGAGTTGACGTGGCGGGCATGGGGCGTGACGCAACGTGTTATGTCCTTCGCCGTGACAACTGGGTGGCTTCCTTTGACACACACAATTCAGGCGGCGTGGCAGACCACATGAAAGTGGCTGGAAAAATCATGGTTGCCCGCCGACAGAACATCGGTCTTTACGTCAGCATTGACACAATCGGCGAGGGTGCGGGCGTTTATAGCCGTTGCGTTGAACTTGAAGACGAACCGCATTATATCCTGAGTTGCAAGTACTCAGAGAGCGCAAAGACCCCTAACGGGCGTGAACTGAGCGACATCACGGGGCAAAACAAGTTCTTCAATATGCGTGCTTATCTGTTTTGGGCTGTCCGTGATTGGCTGAACCCAAGAAACAATACGGGAGCCATGCTGCCGCCGGATGACAAGTTTGACGAAGAAGCCACGGAAATAAAGTTCTCGGTAAAGTCAAACGGCAAACTTTATATTGAGCCGAAAGAAGACATAAAAGAACGCCTCGGGCGAAGCCCTGACAAATTTGACGCTTTGGCTAACACGTTCTATCCCGTTCGGTATGCGAAACCTATCAACGTGAACAGAATTGCGAAAATGCTGCGGAGATAACAAACAGAATATTCAATTCAAAAAATATCAAACAATGACAATCGAAGAAATTTTAAATTCGGACATGACGGCAGAACAGAAAATTGCCGCCCTGAGTGAAAAGACCGTGAACGTCCCTGTTTGGGGCGGTAGAAAAGGGCTTGAAATGGAGTATAACCCGAAGTTTCACCCCGTCATGGATAGACAGAAATACCCCGACATCGTGAATGAAGACGGAATTCAGCAAGTGACCCGCATTGCGCTCGGCTTTCAGAAGCTCGCATCAAAGAGAATGACAGAACTGGTTACGGCTATACCTGTCAAGCGTGTGTTCAAGCCTGAGAACGACAAACAGAAAGAAGTGGCGACATTCATCACAAGCGTCCTCGACAAGAACCGCATCGACAGCGTTGACATAGACCGTGTGAACAGGTTCTTTGCCGGCTGCGAAATTATGACGTTATGGTACGCCCTTGAACAGAACAACACGCTTTACGGAAGAAAAAGCCCCCTGAAAATCCGTTGTCGCACGTTCTCCCCCATGCTCGGCGATGACCTATACCCCCTTTTTGATGAATACGGCGACATGATAGCAATGTCAGTCGGCTATCAAAGGAAGAAAGGGAGAAAGAACGTGAAGTTCTTTGACGCATACACGGCAAACAAGCACATCAAATGGTCTTCTGAAAGCGGTTCATGGCAGGAGATTGAGAATGAAGATATAACGCTTTTGAAAATCCCCGCAATTTACGCCTGCCGTCCTTTCCCGATTTGGGAATTCACGTCAGATACCGTTTACGAAATTGAATGGTCTTTGAGCCGTAACGGTAATTACATCCGTGAGAACTCAAAGCCACTGTTCTGTGTCTTCGCTGATGAAGCGATAAGTTACGGCGATGAAAAAAGTCCTGATAAGGAAGCCCGTGCCGTCATGCAATACCCGAAAGGCTCAACGGCGCAGTATGTCACTTGGCAACAAGCCGTTGAGAACCTGAAATTCCACGTCTCAGAGTTGAGAAACCTCTATTTCACAATGCTTCAACTCCCTGATTGGTCTTATGAGAAGATGTCGCAAGTCGCCTTGTCAGGAGAGAGCCGGAAACAACTGTTCATTGACGCACAACTGAAAGTCAACGATGAAAAAGGACCGCTGATTGAGTTCTTCGACCGTGAAATAAACGTTATCAAGGCTTACGCAAAGATTGTCTTCGGGGAAAGCTACGCCGCCGACATTGACGCTCTGAAAGCTGAAATCATCATTACCCCGTTCACAATATCGGATGAAAAGGATGACATCAACAACTTGATGACAGCCAACGGTGGCAAGCCTCTGATGTCCCAGCGTGAATCCATTGAGCGTTACGGAAAGTCTGATGACGTTGACAAGACGCTGAAAGAAATCAAGGAAGAAGAAATGTATGACAGCCTTGAAATGACTGAATAACAAGAAAGGGGGAAATTATGGCTATATCAAGAAGAAGACAACCGCCAAAGACCAAAGAACAACCGAAATTTCAATGCCGAGACTGCGGGCACAGCTATGATTGGCATGAGATAGGCGCAAACGGGAAACCGTTCATGTGCCGTTGCCCGTTCTACACGGGAGGCAAGTTCTGTCGCTTTCTTTCAGACCCTCAGTGCGAACACTTCATCAAACGGGAGGTAAACAATGGCAAGGCTGAATAAATGGGAACGTCAACACCTGAAAGACCTGTCAGCCCTTGACAAGCGCATAAAACAGATTTACGAGGCTGCTATCAAGGAAGCCGCACGTATCGGTGCGACCATAAGCGATTTTAACCCCGACAGGCTTTTTTCTTTCAACGACTATCCAATTACACGCAAAAGAATAGAAAAGCTGTTGTCGGGGCTAAAAAGCGGGTTGTCGGCGGCGATAGTCAACGGCATAAACTCTGCTTGGACGCTATCAAACAACAAGAACAACGAACTCGCCCGTCAGGTTTTCGGGGATAACGTGGGAAAACTCTCTCAGGCTCAATACCGCCGTTATTTCTCCACGAACGATGAAGCCCGTGAAGCGTTCATTCAGAGAAAGACAAACGGGCTGAACCTATCAGACCGTGTATGGAACTATACGAACCAGTTCAAGGAGGAAATAGAACTCGGGCTTGATGTCAGTTTGAGAAACGGCGTATCTGCCGAGGAAATGACAAAAGAACTGCGTCAATACCTGAAATTCCCCGACAAACTGTTCAGACGTGTCAGGGATGAACACGGGGTTTTGCAGCTATCCAAGCGGGCGGCGGCTTTTCATCCCGGTCAGGGCGTTTACCGTTCTTCATTCAAGAACGCCCGCCGCCTCGCCGCCACAGAAACGAACATCGCTTATCGCACGGCTGATTATACCCGTTGGCAAGACCTTGATTTCGTTGTCGGGATTGAAATCAAGTTGAGCAATAACCACACTTTAAACGGTGTTGCGTTCAAGGACATTTGCGATGAACTGAAAGGGCTTTACCCAAAGACGTTCAAGTTCACGGGGTGGCATCCACATTGCCGCTGTCATGCTGAAACGGTCTTGAAGACCGAGGAAGAAATGGCAGAAGACAACCGCCGCATTATGGCAGGGGAAGAACCCGTTCAGGGTAGCAAAAATGAAGTAACAGACGTTCCCGATAATTTCAAACAATGGCTACGGGACAATGAAGAACGGGCGAAACGCAGTTATTCTTTGCCTTATTTCATCAAAGACAACAAACAGTTCCTGCCGAAGAATTATCAAGGCTTGTACGCAATGAAAATGCCGTATGAGACTTTTGCCGAGTATGAAGCCGCAAGAAAGTACAACAAGGCAAAAGCCGTCTTCACGCCTGAACAGGTTTTGAACAACAAAGAATTGTCAGAAGCCCTGCCCGTTATTCAAGGTAAGATAATGAATTTCACAGAAGCGGACAGAGGTCATTCAAACCCGAACTATACGCTTCAAAATGCAAATTCAAAAGGGTATTTTCATAACTGTCAGACGTGTACAATGTCCTATGAACTCAGGCGCAGGGGCTTCCATGTGGAGGCTTGCCCGAACCCGATTGTCAGCGGCTACAAATCGGTCAGGGATTTTTCGCTGTTCTGCACAAGAAACGGGGTTAATTGGAAAGAACGCTTCTTGGGGCTTGACGGGAAAAGAATTGATTACACATGGTCACACGGTCTTTCGGAAGACACGATTGAAGCCAAACTGTCTTTCATTGAAGCATCAACGAAAGAACAAGGGAGATATGAACTATATTGCGCTTGGAAAGGCAAGGGCGGCGGGGCGCATGTGTTCATTGTTGAAAGAGAGAAAAACGGCGAACTAATTTGGTTTGACCCTCAATCAGCCCGCCGTGGTTCTTCATTCGATGATTATTTGAAGCGGATGAAACAAGACCTTATCGGAGTTCTCAGAATTGATGATAAAATCATCAACCCCAAATTCGCTGAACGCCTACTCAAAGCTGTTAAGTAGTTCAAGGCTTTCAAGACCGCTGACAAATTCAGCTACTCCATTCCTGAACAGGATTGCGCTTGGCAGTCCTGTCGGGCATGGGATTTCTTCATCGCTTTTCACGCCGACACAAAAAGCGTCAGCCCCTTTATACGTACCAAGATATTCAACAAGGTCATACCCGTTCTTCTCGGCTGTTTCTGAGACTATTTTCGGTATATTCATAACGCTTGCAGATAAATTATTTTTTGCGAATTTGACGTACAAACGCTTTACTTTCCAAATTGGTGTAAGTCTTCACGTTCTGAATTATCGCCCGGCATTCGGGCGCATTTAAAGCCGTTCAAGAATATCTAAGAACTCCTGCTTTGAAATACCGATGTTTCTCAGATTGTTACGGATGATAAACTCAGGAATAGGATTTACATGGGTCTGAATGATAACGGGGCGTGTCATCCCCTCTTTTATCCATGCCTCGTGCCCGCCTTTTGTCCGGGTCTTTGACAATCCAAGCCGTTCAAGAACAGAACGAAACTCGGCTATTGTGATATTTGCCAACGTTCTCATGCCAAAGCGGGGATTCTTGCAGGTGCAACAACACGTTCAAAACTCAAATTACTTCCCAATAGTTTTTTCATCTCGGGTTTCTTCATAAGAACCGTAAATGCGGGCGGTAAAATGCTCTTTTTACGGAATTTCCAACCATGCGCCAACAAGTCATCATGGAGCGTTCCAGCTTCAACACAACATTCAACATGAAGTTGAAACATTTCATAAAAAGAACTTATCGCATCATTGTAAGTTTCGGCACAAGTCGATAAGTCGAGAGCTGGACTATAGGCGATATAATTCCCATCTTCCCTAAAGATGTAAAATTCCAAAGAAAAGCGGTATTCAGTAGCCGCATTATCTTTCGCTTCTGCTTTTAAAATCAATTTATCAGCCATAATATTTAAAATTTATTTATTAACATGATACACTACTCGTATGCTGTTCAAACGTTCTTGAAACAAAACATCTTCACGCATTTTCCGTATATTGAACCTTGTTTGCAAGCTTAACAATGGTTCAGCGTCAACCCCCAGCGCAGCCTCAAATAACAACGCTGTTTTCTCTGTCAAGGGACGGCGACCATTCAAAATCTCATTCAACGCAGAATACGCAATTCCCATTTGCTCCGCTAATTTACACTGCGAAATCCCCCTGTATTCGATTTCTTCTTTCAAAATCACCCCCGGATGCGTGGGAAACGCAGGTTCAAGATTATTAGCAATCATTTTAGGGTCAACCCCTTGTATTGTTGTCATCATACAATTCGGTTTATATAACGATTTTACTTCTGTCATTGCAAAGATAATCATTTTACTATTACCTTCACGAATTTTGCGAAGATTATTTTGAAAGCCTCAAACGAATAAACCGGATAACATGATTACATTGTAATCACAAATACCGCCAATTTACCTGTTTTTAGCCCCGCTGTTGGATTTTCGCAGTCAATCTTGTGCAAGTTATAAGCTAACTCAAAATAACGCCTTAAATCGGCTTATTCGGGCTTATTTTATTTCTCAGCCCGTGAACGTTTTTTTCTGCGCCTTACTGTGAATCGCCTCTTGAGTTATCAGGCAACGTTTCCCGTCATACGGTGTACCGTCAGGCAAACCGATGTTGTACAAGCGGTTGACCTTGCAGCCGATTTGCTCTGCCGTGAAGACATCATAAATCGCCGCAAGTGACGTGAAGAAGAACTCTGTTCTTTCGTCATCGTTCAATGGCGGTTCTTTGAACTGAACCCGGTAAATCGTCTTTTGCTCTTTCGCCATACTCTTTTTCTGTTTAATGCCCCAAACCTTGTGTCAGGCGAACCCTTCCAAAAATCGGCGTGTGCGCCTGACCCGTCAGGGTCTTTTTTTATACTACGTCAGTAGTATTTTTTTCTATATAATATCCTTTTCTTTCCTCTCCTTTAGGGGTTTCTTGCGTAGAAAACCCTAATTAAACAAAGTTTTCTGCGAGAAAACCCGTATTATCTACGAGAAAACCCAAAAACATATATATTTATTAACACTGATATATATTTATTAAAGTCTAAAAAATCGGCTTTAATGACCTTTTATGCCTTGTTTTGGGGGCGAAATACGGTATTTTGGGGTCAAAAATTGAGCCTATTTTAGTTTTCTCGTAGAAAACTCTCATTTTCTCGTAGAAAACCCCGAGAAAATCAATTACCCTATAAATCAAGCTATTACTCCCTGTAAAATCCGTAAATCTTCTCCCCGTCATATTTTGCACTCACCCCTGCCAAATCATCGTTGTAATAGGTTTTGCCGTCCGAAGTGTGAACAGAATGCAGCTTGTTGTCAAACATACAATGACATCTTCCCTTGCCCGTTGCCTCGCTTTCAATATCGGAGAACCAAAGGCTTTCGGGCTGTTTCTTCTCGCCGTTATAGGGGAAATACAAACCCTCAATCTTGATTGGTTCGTGAGTGATTTGCTCCACGGTCATAGAGGCGTTAAACCGTTTGATGTTCCGGGCTACATCTGCACCCCAAATGCTGATGATTATTTTTATCGCCTCCAAGTCGCCATCCCAAGCAATCATGCTCTCGTGGTTATTGTACTCATAGAAATACACCTCTTGCGGGTCGCATTCTTCTCTTATTGGGGTATCTCTATCCTCGTAGAACTTGAAAAACTTATCCAAGCCCTCTTTTGTACCGAAAGCACCTCCAACGCCCCGTAAAACCTTGTCGCCTTTCTTGATATGCCCAAGCTCGATAAGACGCTTGTACCCCTCACCGAATTGCTGATTGCTGAAA from Butyricimonas virosa encodes the following:
- a CDS encoding DNA methyltransferase, whose protein sequence is MKTETIHLSQIQVNGANPRTIKNDKFEKLIRSILILPKMLELRPIVVDNTFTVLGGNMRLRALSAIAEMSPAEINTRLGECSGYAQKTEAERNLLRSHWEKWLDRPTAHVIKASELTDAEQREFIIKDNVGYGEWDMDALANEWDTEELVDWGLDLWEDKSDSESGNSSSSLPNSAPESSLFDRFVVPPFSILDTRKGYWQDRKKKWYDIIGDMGESRNDTLVTSLEIKYKDLYQRTREHRKELGISFKEYIEKYVPKEELEREQSKIVAQGVSILDPVMAEIVCRWFGFKNCQTFDCFAGDSVFGFVSAYLGNQFTGIELREQQASLNNERVAEMTARYICDDGQNVAKHITPESQDLLFSCPPYFDLEKYSDLPNDASNQDSYEDFIQILKNAFTAAVGCLKNNRFAVICVGDVRDRKTGFYYDFCGDIKRIFKEAGVLLYNEIILVEQTASTALRAARYMETRKVAKTHQHILVFFKGNPKDIKKEYPKIEYTEEDMVQFEATETSSESETTENE
- a CDS encoding S-adenosylmethionine decarboxylase family protein; translation: MQAKIWNHAQWVKETDPKALRGMFDKLLRKAGFNVLSCTEHHFSPQGYTALWLLSESHFAVHTFPEFGRTYIELSSCNLDFYLNFLSMTKEL
- a CDS encoding phage portal protein; the protein is MTIEEILNSDMTAEQKIAALSEKTVNVPVWGGRKGLEMEYNPKFHPVMDRQKYPDIVNEDGIQQVTRIALGFQKLASKRMTELVTAIPVKRVFKPENDKQKEVATFITSVLDKNRIDSVDIDRVNRFFAGCEIMTLWYALEQNNTLYGRKSPLKIRCRTFSPMLGDDLYPLFDEYGDMIAMSVGYQRKKGRKNVKFFDAYTANKHIKWSSESGSWQEIENEDITLLKIPAIYACRPFPIWEFTSDTVYEIEWSLSRNGNYIRENSKPLFCVFADEAISYGDEKSPDKEARAVMQYPKGSTAQYVTWQQAVENLKFHVSELRNLYFTMLQLPDWSYEKMSQVALSGESRKQLFIDAQLKVNDEKGPLIEFFDREINVIKAYAKIVFGESYAADIDALKAEIIITPFTISDEKDDINNLMTANGGKPLMSQRESIERYGKSDDVDKTLKEIKEEEMYDSLEMTE
- a CDS encoding toxin glutamine deamidase domain-containing protein codes for the protein MARLNKWERQHLKDLSALDKRIKQIYEAAIKEAARIGATISDFNPDRLFSFNDYPITRKRIEKLLSGLKSGLSAAIVNGINSAWTLSNNKNNELARQVFGDNVGKLSQAQYRRYFSTNDEAREAFIQRKTNGLNLSDRVWNYTNQFKEEIELGLDVSLRNGVSAEEMTKELRQYLKFPDKLFRRVRDEHGVLQLSKRAAAFHPGQGVYRSSFKNARRLAATETNIAYRTADYTRWQDLDFVVGIEIKLSNNHTLNGVAFKDICDELKGLYPKTFKFTGWHPHCRCHAETVLKTEEEMAEDNRRIMAGEEPVQGSKNEVTDVPDNFKQWLRDNEERAKRSYSLPYFIKDNKQFLPKNYQGLYAMKMPYETFAEYEAARKYNKAKAVFTPEQVLNNKELSEALPVIQGKIMNFTEADRGHSNPNYTLQNANSKGYFHNCQTCTMSYELRRRGFHVEACPNPIVSGYKSVRDFSLFCTRNGVNWKERFLGLDGKRIDYTWSHGLSEDTIEAKLSFIEASTKEQGRYELYCAWKGKGGGAHVFIVEREKNGELIWFDPQSARRGSSFDDYLKRMKQDLIGVLRIDDKIINPKFAERLLKAVK
- a CDS encoding type II toxin-antitoxin system HicA family toxin, which translates into the protein MRTLANITIAEFRSVLERLGLSKTRTKGGHEAWIKEGMTRPVIIQTHVNPIPEFIIRNNLRNIGISKQEFLDILERL
- a CDS encoding type II toxin-antitoxin system HicB family antitoxin, which translates into the protein MADKLILKAEAKDNAATEYRFSLEFYIFREDGNYIAYSPALDLSTCAETYNDAISSFYEMFQLHVECCVEAGTLHDDLLAHGWKFRKKSILPPAFTVLMKKPEMKKLLGSNLSFERVVAPARIPALA
- a CDS encoding HigA family addiction module antitoxin, producing the protein MTTIQGVDPKMIANNLEPAFPTHPGVILKEEIEYRGISQCKLAEQMGIAYSALNEILNGRRPLTEKTALLFEAALGVDAEPLLSLQTRFNIRKMREDVLFQERLNSIRVVYHVNK